The segment ACGCTCGAGGCCCCGGGTCGGGTCGTGAAGATGAACGGGAAGAAGTACAAACAGTACCGCGGGATGGGGAGCGTCGGCGCGATGCAGTCCGGCGACGACGAGAACCGCTATCTCAAGGAGGAGCCCGAGCAGGAGGAGGACTACGTCCCCGAGGGCGTGGAGGCGGCGACGCCGTACAAGGGCCCGCTCCGGGACGAACTCCACCAGCTCGCCGGCGGCATGCAGTCCGGGATGGGGTACGTCGGCGCGGAGACGATCCCGGCGTTCAAGGAACGCTCGGAGTTCGTTCGCGTGTCCTCGGCCGGTCAGGCGGAGAGTCACGCACACGACGTCGTAATCACGGACGAGGCGCCGAACTACAGTCCCGACGGCGACTGATTCGTCTCACCCGTCGACGAGGCTCGACCGAAGCCGGTCGTCCTCGTCGCGGCTCCTCGACTATCTGATCCGACGACTCCTACGCCCACGCCATGAGTGGGTGGAGATAACAATTAACACACTTCCGGTCGTAATGCGAGCGTAGCATGAGCGTCATCGACTCCATCAAGCGAGCTCTCGGGGGGAGTACCGCCGACGAACCCGACCGCACGGTCCAGTACCGCTGTGACTTCTGTGACAGCGATCTCGAGGCCGCCTACAGCTTCTGTCCGGAGTGCGGGAGCGAACGCATCAGCGAAATCGCTTGATTCGGACACCCGACCGCGTCCCCAGTTCGGCCTCGACCAGTTGGTCGTTCACCGCTCGTCGTCCAGGCAGTAGTGACAGAACGAGAGGTCGGCGTCCACGTCGCGCTCGCACGACGAACACCGAACGACTCCCTCTCGAGTGCGTCGACGAACGGCGATCCACGCGTCAACTGCACCGAACACGCGCGCGCCGACGGCGAACGCGCCGAGACCCAGCATGACGAGTTCGGTCGTCCCACTCCCCAGTAGGAGGCCAGTACCGCCGGTTATGGTCGCGCCGAGGACGGCGTCCGACGCGACTGCGACGAACACGCCGAGCGTCCCGGCCGCCCAGACCGCTCCGCGACTCCACCGCCCTAGGTAGAAGTGTCCTAGTCCCGGTGCCAGGAGCGACAGTAGCGTCGCCGTCGCAACGAGTCGTCGATCACCGATTCCGCCCGCGAACCCATCGTCAGTCATCACCGCCGACTCCGGACGCATCGAACCTCAACCTTTCGTTACTGGGGCCGAGCGACCCGAAATCGTGGGTTTCAGGAAACCAACCGAGGCCAAGTGGTCACCACAGGCGGCCCGGGGGAGCGAGCAAGGAGACGACTGCTGTGGATGCCGGGGGCCGTCAGCGCGCCGTCGGCTCCTCAGCCCGTCGCTCGCCGGTGCGACCCTGCACCCACGCGCCGACGAGCCCACCCATCGCACCGGGAATGGCGGCGGCGGCGACGAAGAACAATCCGAACACGACGATGCCGACGCTCGCGAGCGGATTCACGAACAGCCCGACGAGCGCGAGCAACGCGACCGTCAGGATCGCACCGAGCGCCGTCGACAACCCCCCGTTGAGCGCACCGTTCCCGTAGTCAGCACCCGTCAAGTAGCCCGCCACCGCCCCACCGACGACGCCACTGAACCCCGCGCCGACGACCGGCAGCGACGCGTCCGTGAACGGAAGCGCAGCCCCACCGACCGCGCCGACGACGATCGTCGTGACGATACCAGCCAGAACGGCCATCCAATCGATACGCATACCAGAGACGCGACTCCGAACGCAAAAAGTCGTATTTGACGAGTCGATTCCGGTAGCCGACGGATTGCCGGGGTAACGTCCACGTACCCGCCACGCAGCCAGTTCCGCCCGCCCCTGGGCTCACGCTACGCTCGCGGGCTGGGTCGCACCAGGAGAAGCGGGCCGGAAGGGAATTGAACCACGGTCGCAGCAAGCTGCTCCCTGATTCAATTCCCTCCTGGCGTCGACCGCGACGCAGACGACTCGCTCCGCTCGTCGTGTTGCGTCGCGGTAGAACGGGCCGGAAGGGAATTGAACCCCTGACCGTCTGATTAAGAGTCAGACGCTCTGCCTAACTGAGCTACCGGCCCCGAATGCACTCGGTGATTGCGGTGTGTCGTTAAAAAGGGTTTTCATTCCGTGGGCGTGCGTGCTCGCGTCGCACGGTCGCCGGTGGGCGAAAACCGCCCTCGTTCGGTGGACGTCTCGCGTCCGAGAGGGTTAAGTGACGGCGGAGACAGGTGAGGGATACATGAGTACCGGGGTCACGATCTCCTCGATGTCGAAGTACGCGATCCTGGGGTGTGGGAGCGTCGGGCACGCGGTGGCCGAGGAGCTCGTCGAACAGGGGAAGGACGTCCTCATCGTCGACAAGGACGAGGGACGCGTCGAGGCATTGCGCGACCAGGACTTGAACGCGCAGGTCGCGGACATCAGCGACGAGCACGTCGCCGAGGAGGTCAGCGACCAGGACGTCGTCCTCATCATGTCCTCGGACGTGGAGGCGAACAAGCGCGCGGTCGAGCACATCCGCCAGCGGAACGAGGAGCAGTTCCTCGTCGTGCGCGCGAGCGACCCCGTGAGCGGCGACGAACTGACCGAGCTCGGCGCGGACGTCGTCATCAATCCCTCCGCCGTCATCGCGGACGCCGCGATGCGGAGCCTCGAGTCCGGGGAACTCGAGTTCAAGGCAGGGAAGCTCGGCGACGTGCTGTCGGCGACGAACGACCGCGTCGCGATCCTGACACACGATAGCCCGGACCCGGACGCGATCGCGAGCGCCGCAGCGCTGCAGGCGATCGCCGCGACGCTCGACGTGGACGCCGACATCTGTTATCTCGGCGACATCGGCCACCAGGAGAACCGGGCGTTCGTGAACCTGCTCGGGATCGAACTCCTGAACTGGGCCGACGTCGAGGACCACGACGAGTACGACACGATCGCGCTCGTCGACCACGCGAAGTCCGGCAACATGGTCGACCTGAACGTCGACGTTCTCATCGATCACTACGAGCCGGAGGAGGAGTACGACGCCGAATTCGTCGACATCCGGCCGGCGATGAGTTCCACGTCGACGATCATGACGAAGTACATCCAGGAGTTCGACATGAACGTCGACGAAGCGGTCGCGACCGCACTCCTCTACGGCATCCGAGAGGAGACCCTGGACTTCAAGCGCGACACGACGCCCGCGGACCTCACCGCGGCGGCGTACCTCTACCCGTTCGCGAACCACGACCTCCTCGAGCAAGTGGAGTCCCCGAGCATGAGTCCGGAGACCCTGGACGTGCTCGCGGAAGCGATCCAGTCCCGCGAGGTTCAGGGCAGCCACCTGGTGTCGAACGCCGGGTTCGTCCGCGACCGCGATGCGCTCGCCCAGGCCGCCCAGCACCTCCTGAACCTGGAGGGGATCACGACGACGGCGGTGTTCGGGATCGGCGAGGACCGCATCTATCTCGCCGCTAGATCGAAGGACATCCGGATGAACATCGGGAAGATGCTCGGCGACGCGTACGGAGACATCGGCGAGGCCGCCGGGCACTCGACGCAGGCGAGTGCGGAGATCCCGCTCGGTATCTTCACGGGGATCGAGACGAACGACGACAACCGCGACACGCTCCTACAGTTGACCGAGGAGGCCGTGAAGCGGAAGTTGTTCGAGGCAATGGGCGTGGAGAGCGGCGAGTCCAGCAACGGGTCGTAGCGTCGACTCGACTGGTCCTACAACCGAGAATCAGGCGACGGCTTCTTCTTCTTCCTCGGCGCCGCGGTACCGTTCGACGATGTCGTTGATGAGGACGACGTCGCCGACGGCGCGAACCCACCGGTAGGGGACGATGATGCCGCGGGTGCCGTCCATCGCGTTCCCGAAGATGTCCGTGTTGAGTCCCGAGAGTGCGAGCCCGGTGACGGTCTCGCGTTCGATGTCGAGTCTGACGTCCTCGATTTCGCCGACGTAGACGCCGTTGTTCGAGTACACCTCCCGTCCGACGACGGACGTGATCTCCTGTGGGGTCGTATCCATACGTCGTCACTCGGGGTGGCGGGTCTTATATGTTGGTCGTCGAGACCCGGACGCGTCCGCGGATACCGGTCTGGGTGGCGGGTTCGGTCAGTCGAGGTCGTCGAGGACGAGCGCGAAGGCGTCGAGCGCGGCAGTTGCGTGCTCGGTGGGGCGGCCGAGGCTGACGCGGACGGCGTCGGGCCGGTCGAAGAAGCGGCCGGGGACGACGAGGACGTCGTCCTCGAGTGCGCGCTCGGCGAGTTCGTCGCCGTCGACGTCGTCGTGGGTGAGAAGGGCGTACGTCGCGCCGTCGTGGACGTGCCCGGAGAGCGCGGGTCGGTCGTGGACGAACGACGCGAGGTGGTCGTGGTTGTGACGGATGCGCTCGCGGCGGTCGGCGGCGAGGTCGTCGTGCGCGGCGAGTGCGCGCTTCGCGAGCGCAACGCTGGGTTCGGCGACGCTCGGCAGGTGCTGCTGGACGCGTTCGGTGCCGGCGACGAACTCGTGGTCGGCGACGAGCCAGCCGATGCGGAGTCCGCCGAACCCGAGGAACTTCGTGAGCGACCCGGTGACGACGACGCCGTCGGTACCGGCGACGCTCGGGCCGCCGAGCGGGCCGTCGGTTGCCGTGGTGGTGAACGACGCGTACACTTCGTCGACGAGCAGCGGGACGTCGGCGTCGCGGGCGACGTCGACGGTCGCATCGAGCGAGTCGCGGTCGGCGCGACGCCCGGTCGGGTTGTGGCGGTCCGTGATCGCGACGAGTGCCGTCCGCTCGGTGACGGCGGCCTCGACGCGCGTGGGGTCGAGGATGCCCTGGGGCCGCATGAAGCGGTCGACGCGCGCGCCGAATCCGCGAGGCGTACCGGTCAGGGGCTCGTAGCCGGGTTTCTCGACGAGCACGCGCTGCGACGAATCGTCGCCGCCTCCGTCGTGGTCCGTGACGCGAGGACGGCCCTCGGCGGCGACGGCGAACGCGAGTGCGTTCGCGTTGGTCGCGCCCGCTGTGACGAGCACGTTCTCGGGCGCGACGTCGTAGGCGTCGGCGACGAGCGCGTCCAGGTCGGTGTCCGCGGGCGGGTCAGGGACGGCGGCGAGTCGGTCGGGGACCGGTCCCGGCGAGGGAGTCTGGGGGCGGAGGTCGCTCGACGCGAGGTCGTGAGCGACCGCGTCCGGCCGTCCCTCGATCCAGGACAGGTACGATAGCTGCTCGAACACACCCCGAGCGTGCGCAGGCCTCGGTAAAGAACCCGAGGGGCTCGGGACGCGGTCCCGATATGCCGCCGTCGAGCCCCGCGACATATGTTCGCACAGCACCCCGCCCGTACTTAAAGGGCCGTCAGACACAAGTGCGTCGACCGGTCGTCGATGCGCGACCCGCCCCGTAGGATTAAGACTCTGTGCCCGAAATGAATAGGTGCCGGGTGCCTCTGACATGCCGGCAGTCGACGTCGGGCTTTGCCCGAGCCCGACGTCGGGCGGGATATCCCGCTTTTTGGTGACGTCTATCCTCGAGCGACAGTTCAGTCACGACTCGACGGGTCCGGGGATTCCGACTCGACGAACGGACCGCAGAAGTACGATTCCGCGACGACGTCCCGGCGAGACTCCTGACCAGGGCTCGGTCGGCTACAGGTCCTCGAGTGCGCCGACGGGATTCACGAATCCGCTCCCGTGATACTCTTTCCCGCCGGGTGCGTCGGACGCGGTCTGCTTCAGGCGGCTCTCGACCTGGTTCGCGTTCAGGTCCGGGGCCTTCGACTTCACGAGCGCGGCGGCGCCAGCGACCTGCGGTGCCGCCATCGACGTGCCCGCGACCCACGAATAGTCGTAGGCTGCGCCGAGATACTCGCCGTCGTCAGCAAACTGTGGAACCGCAATCGCGTTCAGGACGAGGTCGTAGTGCCAGCCCGGCACCTCGTTCGCTTGGGCGTCGGGGTCGTAGTCGCCGCCGGGCGCGGAGACGGTGACGGCGTTCGTCCCGTAGTTCGTGTAGTTCGCAGGAGAATTCGGTTCCTCCTCCAGTCCCTCGTCGCCCCAACCGAACCCGACGGGGCCAGTCGCGGACACGCCGACCGCTTGCGCACCCTCGTTGGGGAGGCTGATGACGTTCTTGTCGTGCTGGAGGTCCGCCGCGTCGTTCCCCGTGGAGATCGTGAGGAGCGTTCCCTGGCTGTTCGCGTACGTCATCACCTTGTTCACGACCTTGCCGTAGAACGAGCCCTCCCCCTGGCGCGGGACCGGGTACGCGCCGATCGAGAGGTTCGCGACGTCACAGCCGATTTCGGCGCTGTACGCGACGGCGGCGAGGATGCTCGCAAACGAGGCGCTCGAGCTCGGCGAGAACACGCGGCAGTCGACGATTTCCGCCCCCGGCGCGGTGCCGACGACGCCTGTCTCGTTCCGGTCGTTCGCGGCGACGATACCGGCGACGTGCGTTCCGTGGTAACCGCCGGCCGGATTCGCGGCGCCGAGCCCGTCGCCGGTGAAGTTCTGCGAGAGGTCCTCGTTCACCGCGTGCTCGAGGTCGGGGTGGCCGGCACCGACCCCACTGTCGATGATGGCGACGCGAGCGCCTTCGCCGCGAGTTTTCTCATGAGCTGTGGGGACGTCCTGGACCTGTTTGTCCCACTGGAATCCGTACAGCGGTTCGTCCGTCGCGGACGCGGCGTCCACGTCCGCGTCGACGCGCTCGACGGCGCCGTCGAAGGACACCTCGACGTCGGGTGCGTACTTGCCTTCCGTTCGCTCGACGTCGCTCTCGGCGCCCTCGACGACGAAGTAGCCGGCATCGGAGAGGTCGAACACGACGTCCAGCCCAGCGGCTTCGACGTCGCTCGCGCTCCGGTTCTTCGCCTCGAGGAAGAACCGGCTCGTCGATTCGGCGGCGGTGACGGTCGACCCCACGGCGATTCCTCCGAGTAGTGCCCCACCGACCTTCATCACGTCACGTCTGGACCTGTCTACCATGCCTCGTAGTACCGAACTTCTTCCTATAATATTTTCCGGTATATGACGAGTTGTTCCAAGATGCCGTCGAATCGCTGAAGAACAAGGACCGTTCGATCAACAGTTTGCGACGCTTCCGCGCCAGTGCAGCGAACGGTCCTCACCATCGTTGACGGTACGTGATTTTCACATATCTTCGTTCATTTAAATACGGTGCGTCGTCGCGACCGCGTTCGAGCGGGACGCTAGCCGGAGAGACGCCGAGACGAACGCGCGGTTCCGGAGGTCGTCCCGGTCAGAAGCCGTCGGTCCGGCGGTCGAGTTCAGCGTCGAAGCTCGCGGCGAGCGACGCGTGCGTGTCGTCCGTGACGGCGTCGCGGACGAGCGCGTACGCACCGGTCGCGTTCCGGCGGCGGACGGTCGTCGCGACGGAGTCGAGGAAGTTCTGGACGCTCGAGCGCTCTGCGTACATCAGGAGGACGTTCACGTTGTCGAACACCACCCATCCCACGTCGGGTTTGACGTGGTTCGTGCCGCGCTCGAAGCGCTCGTAGATGCCCGAGAGGTCGTTCGGGTGGACGACGGACGTCGTCCAGAGCGGGCCGTCGTAGTCCACGGGCGACCCGGAGACGGGGACGACTCCGACCGTGTTCGGGTCGCCGCCGCGTTCGCGGACGATTTGCTCGACTTTCTTCGGGGAGCGCGTCGTCGAGACGACGAGCAGGTTCTCGAACGCCGACTGTGGAAGGAGCGAGAGCGGGGACCGGAGCGACGGCGTGAGGACGAGCGCCTGCGTCCCGACGGGCACGTCGAGGAACGCCTCGGGCTCGCGCTGGTCGGGGTCGCTAGTCGTCGGCATCGTCGAACCCTCCAGTGTGCTCGGTCTGCGTGCTCTCGAAGGCGTCGTCGCTCGTGTCGATGAACTGCCGTGCGAAGTGGTAGATGCCGATGGTCGCTGACACCGACGCGCCGAGGTTGACGATGCTCACGACGGCGACCGGGGAGTCGAGCCCGGGCGCCAGGACGTCGTGCTCGAGGAGGAGTCCGAAGGCGTTCGCGATCGTCAACAGGAGGAAGCCGACGGCGAGCCCGACGAACCCCTCGGTGTACGCGACGTTCCGGGCGTACGCGACGACGGGGTAGACGAGGAGGAGGCTCGCGGCGAGCAACGCCGCGATCTGGATCGCGCCGAGAACCTGGTAGGGGTTCGATGCGAGGAGGTCGACGATACCCATCAGAGGTCCCTCCGCTCGGTGAGGAGCATCGTCGCCTGGAACGCCGAAATCACGGCAGCGAGGACGCCGACGGAGAAGACGACCGCGTAGACGGCGCTCGCGGACGGCACCTCGAACAGGTAGAACGACGCCCACGGCATGTTCACGACGATCATGCACGCAAAAACGACCGGGAGTGGTTTCAGGACGCGATTGATCGGTGCGCCGCGGAACCCGCGGACGGCGACGATCGAGAGGACGATCGCGACCACCTGGACGACGATGTTCAGGAGCGAGAGGAACTGGACGAGTATCCAGTAGGAGTCGGCGAACGCCATCACTACTGCCCACCTCCGTCCGTCGTCGCTGTCACTGGCGGTACGACAACCTCGGGGTGGAAAACGCTTTGGGCGTGGAGAATTTATCAGCGGGCCGATCGATTCTTCGGGCGACGCGAGCAGCTCTCGGACGAAGACCGCGCCGGTGTCGACGCGGGCGACTCTCAGTGGAAGATCGCGTCGGTGTCGACGTGTGCAGTGACGAGTTCCTGGACGCGGTCGACGGTGCGTTCGTCGCGCGCTCGCCCGGAGCGGACGACGGCGTCGGCGCGTTCGACCGTGGTGAGCGTGTCCGACTGGACACTCATGACGGGGACGCCCTTCTCGGCTGCTTTCCCGAGCACGGCGCCGGACGGTCGGTGACCGCCGGTGAGGATGAGGCACTTCACGCCGGGAGCCTCCAGCGCGGCGGTGTGGATCTCGCTCCGGTCGCCGCCGGTGATCACCGCGGCGTCGCGCGTCCGCCGGAACTGTCGGAGTGCCTCGTCCGCGCTCATCGCGCCGACGCTGAACCGCTCGACGTAGCCGTCCGTCGGGACGTCGGTGAGGAGCGTCGCGCCAAGTTCGTCCGCGAGCTCACCGACAGTGATGCCAGCGAGCTCCTGCACGCGCGGGACGACGCCGTGGACGGGTACGTCTCGACCCTCGAGGAACGGGAGCACGTCCGTCTCGAGCTCGTCGTACGCCTGGTCGGGGACGGCGTTGAACACGACGCCTGCGAGCCGGTCGCCGAGCGACTCGGCGTACGCGAGCGTCTCGTCGACGTCCCACGGTTCCGCGTACTTCGCGACGACGAGCACGCGCGCGTCGACGATCTCCGCGACGTCTCGGTCCGTGAGCGAGACGACGCTCCCCGTCGCCGGCCCACCGCCGCCCTCGAGGACGACGAGGTCGCGGTCGGCGGCGATGCCCTCGTACGCCTCGCGAACGCGGTCGGCGACGTCGTCGCCGATCTCGCGGCCGCGGATCGCCTGCTGGACGAACGTCGGCGAGTACACGACGGGCTCGAGTTCGTGCATCTCCTCGTCGAGGTCGAGGAGTTCGCGCGCGAGCATGGGGTCGGCGTCGAGGGTCTTCCCGACGTTCGACTCCAGGCGCGTGCCCTTCGGTTTCATGTAGCCGACGGACGCGCCGTCCTCGCGAGCGAGGCGCGCGAGCGCGAGCGCGACGCCGGTCTTCCCGATGCTGTCCTCCGTGCCGGTGACGAGTAGCGAGTCGGTCATAGTTCCTCCAGGTCCGTGGTGAGTCGCAGGTCGACGGCGGTCGCGCCGTCGGGCGCGACGACGAGCGGGTTGACGTCCAGTTCGAGTATCGCGGGGAAGTCAGTCGCGAGCTGTGCGAGCCGTTGAATCGTCTCGACGACCGCGTCGACGTCGACGGGGTCGCGGCCGCGTGCGCCCCGCAAGAGCGGCGCGGACTGTATCTCCTCGGTCATCTCCCTGGCCTCTGTCTCGCCGACGGGTGCGACGCGGAGGCTCGTGTCCTCCATCACCTCGACGAAGATGCCGCCGAGGCCGAACAGGACGAGCGGCCCGAACTGGGGGTCGCGGTTCACGCCGACGATGGTCTCGACGGCGTCGTCGAGGTCGAGCAGTTCCTGGACCTGTACGCCCAGGACGTTCGCGTCCGGCTGGTAGTTCCGCGCTCGCGTCACGAGGTCCTCGTAGGCGTCGTGGACGTCCCCCTCGTCGACGCCGACCTTCACGCCGCCGATGTCGGACTTGTGCAGGATGTCCGGGCTGACGATCTTCATCGCGACCGGCCCCCCGATCTCGCGTGCGACGTCCTCGGCATCGTGCGGGCTCTTCGCGACCGCGCCGGTCGGCGTGTCGATGCCGTACGCGTCTAGGATCTCCATCGCCTCGATGCCGATGCGGTGCTCGCCGCGGTCCGCGGCCTCGGTGAGGATCTCGCGGACGCGCTCGCGGTCGACGTCGAAGTCCGCCGGGTCGTCGTACTCGCGCTCGCGGATGCGACGGTAGTCGCTGAGAGCGTCCAGGCCCGAGACCGCTCGTGCCGGGTCGAAGTAGTTCGGGATGCCGTGTTCGCTCATCGCATCCGCGGGCGCTTCGGAGCGCTCGCCGCCCATCAGGCACGCGACGACCGGGAGGTCGTGGCGGTCCTGCGCGGCGACGATCTCCTCGGCGAGGTCGCCGAACTCGAGGACGG is part of the Halorubellus sp. JP-L1 genome and harbors:
- a CDS encoding pyridoxal phosphate-dependent aminotransferase → MFEQLSYLSWIEGRPDAVAHDLASSDLRPQTPSPGPVPDRLAAVPDPPADTDLDALVADAYDVAPENVLVTAGATNANALAFAVAAEGRPRVTDHDGGGDDSSQRVLVEKPGYEPLTGTPRGFGARVDRFMRPQGILDPTRVEAAVTERTALVAITDRHNPTGRRADRDSLDATVDVARDADVPLLVDEVYASFTTTATDGPLGGPSVAGTDGVVVTGSLTKFLGFGGLRIGWLVADHEFVAGTERVQQHLPSVAEPSVALAKRALAAHDDLAADRRERIRHNHDHLASFVHDRPALSGHVHDGATYALLTHDDVDGDELAERALEDDVLVVPGRFFDRPDAVRVSLGRPTEHATAALDAFALVLDDLD
- a CDS encoding S8 family serine peptidase encodes the protein MVDRSRRDVMKVGGALLGGIAVGSTVTAAESTSRFFLEAKNRSASDVEAAGLDVVFDLSDAGYFVVEGAESDVERTEGKYAPDVEVSFDGAVERVDADVDAASATDEPLYGFQWDKQVQDVPTAHEKTRGEGARVAIIDSGVGAGHPDLEHAVNEDLSQNFTGDGLGAANPAGGYHGTHVAGIVAANDRNETGVVGTAPGAEIVDCRVFSPSSSASFASILAAVAYSAEIGCDVANLSIGAYPVPRQGEGSFYGKVVNKVMTYANSQGTLLTISTGNDAADLQHDKNVISLPNEGAQAVGVSATGPVGFGWGDEGLEEEPNSPANYTNYGTNAVTVSAPGGDYDPDAQANEVPGWHYDLVLNAIAVPQFADDGEYLGAAYDYSWVAGTSMAAPQVAGAAALVKSKAPDLNANQVESRLKQTASDAPGGKEYHGSGFVNPVGALEDL
- a CDS encoding DUF5518 domain-containing protein, whose product is MRIDWMAVLAGIVTTIVVGAVGGAALPFTDASLPVVGAGFSGVVGGAVAGYLTGADYGNGALNGGLSTALGAILTVALLALVGLFVNPLASVGIVVFGLFFVAAAAIPGAMGGLVGAWVQGRTGERRAEEPTAR
- a CDS encoding phosphotransacetylase family protein, coding for MTDSLLVTGTEDSIGKTGVALALARLAREDGASVGYMKPKGTRLESNVGKTLDADPMLARELLDLDEEMHELEPVVYSPTFVQQAIRGREIGDDVADRVREAYEGIAADRDLVVLEGGGGPATGSVVSLTDRDVAEIVDARVLVVAKYAEPWDVDETLAYAESLGDRLAGVVFNAVPDQAYDELETDVLPFLEGRDVPVHGVVPRVQELAGITVGELADELGATLLTDVPTDGYVERFSVGAMSADEALRQFRRTRDAAVITGGDRSEIHTAALEAPGVKCLILTGGHRPSGAVLGKAAEKGVPVMSVQSDTLTTVERADAVVRSGRARDERTVDRVQELVTAHVDTDAIFH
- a CDS encoding PRC-barrel domain-containing protein, producing MDTTPQEITSVVGREVYSNNGVYVGEIEDVRLDIERETVTGLALSGLNTDIFGNAMDGTRGIIVPYRWVRAVGDVVLINDIVERYRGAEEEEEAVA
- a CDS encoding DHH family phosphoesterase, which encodes MSTGVTISSMSKYAILGCGSVGHAVAEELVEQGKDVLIVDKDEGRVEALRDQDLNAQVADISDEHVAEEVSDQDVVLIMSSDVEANKRAVEHIRQRNEEQFLVVRASDPVSGDELTELGADVVINPSAVIADAAMRSLESGELEFKAGKLGDVLSATNDRVAILTHDSPDPDAIASAAALQAIAATLDVDADICYLGDIGHQENRAFVNLLGIELLNWADVEDHDEYDTIALVDHAKSGNMVDLNVDVLIDHYEPEEEYDAEFVDIRPAMSSTSTIMTKYIQEFDMNVDEAVATALLYGIREETLDFKRDTTPADLTAAAYLYPFANHDLLEQVESPSMSPETLDVLAEAIQSREVQGSHLVSNAGFVRDRDALAQAAQHLLNLEGITTTAVFGIGEDRIYLAARSKDIRMNIGKMLGDAYGDIGEAAGHSTQASAEIPLGIFTGIETNDDNRDTLLQLTEEAVKRKLFEAMGVESGESSNGS
- a CDS encoding zinc ribbon domain-containing protein, with translation MTDDGFAGGIGDRRLVATATLLSLLAPGLGHFYLGRWSRGAVWAAGTLGVFVAVASDAVLGATITGGTGLLLGSGTTELVMLGLGAFAVGARVFGAVDAWIAVRRRTREGVVRCSSCERDVDADLSFCHYCLDDER